A portion of the uncultured Bacteroides sp. genome contains these proteins:
- a CDS encoding ABC transporter ATP-binding protein: MKKIIELKDIKRNFQVGEETVHALRGISFIINEGEFVTIMGTSGSGKSTLLNTLGCVDTPTSGEYLLDGIPVRSMSKDERAVLRNRKIGFVFQSYNLLAKTTAIENVELPLMYNASVNSAERKRRAIEALEAVSLGDRLMHKSNQMSGGQMQRVAIARALVNNPAVILADEATGNLDTRTSFDILVLFQQLHKEGRTIIFVTHNAEIAQYSSRNIVLRDGQVKEDKINPNIQSAAATLAALPMPEEL, encoded by the coding sequence ATGAAAAAAATTATAGAATTGAAAGATATTAAACGAAATTTCCAAGTGGGTGAAGAAACGGTTCATGCCCTTCGAGGTATCTCGTTTATCATCAACGAAGGTGAATTTGTGACTATCATGGGCACATCCGGTTCGGGAAAATCGACCTTGCTCAACACACTAGGGTGCGTAGACACTCCCACTAGCGGAGAATATCTACTCGACGGCATCCCCGTGCGCAGCATGAGTAAGGATGAGCGAGCTGTACTTCGGAACCGAAAAATAGGTTTTGTGTTTCAGAGCTATAATCTACTAGCCAAAACAACCGCCATTGAAAACGTGGAGCTGCCTCTTATGTACAATGCGTCCGTCAATTCAGCCGAAAGGAAAAGGCGTGCCATAGAGGCTCTGGAAGCTGTTAGTTTGGGAGATCGCCTAATGCATAAAAGTAATCAGATGAGTGGCGGACAGATGCAACGCGTAGCTATAGCCCGGGCATTGGTTAATAATCCGGCAGTAATACTGGCCGATGAAGCAACCGGTAACCTGGATACACGCACATCATTTGATATATTAGTTCTCTTTCAGCAGTTGCATAAAGAAGGGCGCACCATCATTTTTGTTACTCACAATGCCGAAATAGCCCAATACAGCAGCCGGAATATCGTATTGCGCGACGGGCAAGTAAAAGAGGATAAGATCAACCCCAATATTCAATCAGCCGCCGCAACTCTTGCCGCATTACCAATGCCGGAAGAACTCTAA
- a CDS encoding efflux RND transporter periplasmic adaptor subunit, with protein sequence MNKKKIILIIATVVVAGALVWWFWGPTPQNKVTFESAKVAKGSISNSVTATGTVEPVIKVEVGTQVSGIINKIFVDYNSVVKKGQVIAELDKIVLLNTLASAKNNLASAKTEYEYQLKTFTRIKTLHQKTLVSDSDYDTALYNYEKAKSSYSVSKNDVAKAETNLGYATIYSPIDGIVLSRSVEEGQTVASSYSTPTLFIIAKNLTDMQVVANVDEADIGGIAEGLRTTFTVDAYPNKTFEGKVTQVRLEATTTDNVVTYEVVVSAPNPDLELKPGLTANITFYTLEKNDILVVPSKALRFTPDKALIGPKDKVVDCDSKVKIWTRTGNTFTAYPVKVGITNGILTEIISGITEGTSIVTDAVAGKMPGETAGQASKPDSSEQKESSPFMPTRPGANKKK encoded by the coding sequence ATGAACAAAAAGAAAATTATCCTCATCATTGCCACAGTGGTAGTTGCCGGAGCGCTTGTATGGTGGTTCTGGGGACCAACGCCTCAGAATAAGGTTACTTTCGAGTCTGCTAAAGTGGCCAAAGGCAGTATCAGTAATTCGGTAACAGCTACCGGAACGGTAGAACCTGTGATAAAAGTAGAAGTTGGTACACAAGTATCTGGTATAATTAACAAAATATTTGTTGATTATAACAGTGTAGTGAAGAAAGGACAAGTAATCGCTGAACTAGATAAAATAGTTCTATTGAACACACTAGCCAGTGCAAAGAACAACTTGGCAAGTGCCAAAACAGAATACGAATATCAACTGAAAACATTCACTCGTATTAAAACATTGCATCAAAAAACGTTGGTTTCAGATAGTGATTATGATACCGCCTTATATAACTATGAGAAAGCAAAAAGTTCATATAGCGTCAGCAAGAATGATGTTGCTAAAGCTGAAACCAATCTAGGTTATGCAACCATCTATTCTCCGATTGACGGAATCGTTTTGAGCCGTTCTGTAGAAGAAGGACAAACGGTTGCTTCATCCTACAGTACTCCAACGTTATTCATCATCGCAAAAAATCTTACCGACATGCAAGTAGTCGCAAATGTGGACGAAGCAGATATAGGTGGAATCGCGGAAGGACTTCGCACTACATTCACCGTAGATGCATATCCCAACAAAACATTTGAAGGAAAAGTAACCCAAGTACGTTTAGAAGCAACAACAACAGATAATGTGGTTACTTACGAGGTTGTAGTATCGGCTCCTAACCCGGACTTAGAGTTAAAACCGGGACTCACAGCAAATATTACATTCTATACCCTCGAGAAAAACGATATATTAGTTGTTCCTTCAAAAGCATTACGTTTCACTCCCGACAAAGCCCTAATTGGCCCTAAAGACAAAGTTGTAGATTGTGATAGCAAAGTAAAAATATGGACTCGCACAGGCAATACCTTTACAGCTTATCCTGTAAAAGTGGGTATAACCAATGGCATTCTTACAGAAATAATAAGTGGCATAACAGAAGGTACGTCTATTGTGACTGATGCCGTAGCCGGTAAAATGCCTGGAGAAACAGCCGGTCAAGCCTCCAAGCCAGATTCGAGTGAACAAAAAGAATCTTCACCGTTCATGCCCACTCGCCCCGGAGCTAATAAAAAGAAATAA
- a CDS encoding TolC family protein — protein sequence MINLRRLTVTMLCIPTLLLSTNAQTQEQAQERPAEWNLSSCINYAMQQNISIRKNRIAAESSSVDIKTAKAALFPSLSFSTSHNYVNRQLTNDESLTKNSYSGSYGFDASWTVYNGGQLQRTVKQEKLNNRIAELTVAQTENEIETSITQIYVQILYAAESVSINESTVKLSEAQRDRGKELLAAGSIARSDYAQLESELSTDKYQLVTAQATLQNYKLQLKQLLELDGEEEMNLSMPVLNDEDALTLLPTKTDVYNAALTFRPEIEASKLSVQTSELSTEIARAGYLPTLSLTAGTGTSHTNGSDYTFSQQVKNGWNNSVGVTVSVPIFNNRKTKSAVEKAKLATQTSKLEMLDEQKTLFKTIEGYWLDANSAQQSFVAANEKLRSTQVSYDLINEQFNLGMKNTVELLTGKNNLLAAKQEVLQAKYMAILNTQLLHFYQGEKINL from the coding sequence ATGATAAACCTAAGAAGATTGACAGTAACAATGCTTTGCATACCAACACTCTTGCTAAGCACAAATGCACAAACTCAGGAACAAGCACAAGAGCGCCCGGCAGAATGGAATCTTTCAAGTTGCATTAATTATGCCATGCAACAAAATATCAGCATTCGTAAGAATCGCATTGCTGCAGAGAGCAGTAGTGTGGATATCAAAACGGCTAAAGCAGCTTTATTCCCCAGTCTGTCTTTCAGCACCAGCCATAACTATGTAAATCGCCAGCTCACAAACGACGAAAGTCTGACTAAAAATAGTTATAGCGGCAGTTATGGATTCGATGCATCATGGACTGTATATAATGGAGGACAATTGCAAAGGACTGTTAAGCAAGAGAAACTAAACAATCGCATTGCCGAACTTACCGTAGCGCAAACAGAAAATGAGATAGAAACGTCTATCACACAAATATATGTGCAGATTCTCTATGCGGCCGAGTCGGTATCAATCAATGAGAGCACAGTCAAATTATCAGAAGCACAAAGAGATCGCGGAAAAGAATTATTAGCAGCCGGTTCCATCGCCAGAAGCGATTATGCACAATTGGAATCAGAATTAAGTACCGATAAATACCAACTCGTCACAGCACAAGCCACACTACAAAACTACAAATTGCAATTAAAACAATTACTGGAACTGGATGGAGAAGAAGAAATGAATCTCTCCATGCCAGTTTTAAATGACGAAGATGCTCTCACTCTGCTTCCTACAAAAACAGACGTATATAATGCGGCACTCACTTTTCGCCCGGAGATTGAGGCAAGCAAGCTGAGTGTTCAAACTTCGGAATTGAGCACAGAGATTGCTCGCGCAGGATATTTACCAACTCTCAGTCTCACTGCCGGAACAGGTACAAGCCACACAAATGGAAGCGATTATACCTTTAGCCAGCAAGTAAAGAACGGTTGGAATAATTCGGTAGGAGTCACAGTCTCCGTTCCTATATTTAACAACCGTAAAACAAAAAGTGCCGTGGAGAAAGCAAAATTGGCAACTCAAACAAGCAAACTAGAAATGTTGGATGAACAAAAGACGTTATTCAAAACCATCGAAGGTTATTGGCTAGACGCTAATAGCGCACAACAAAGCTTTGTTGCCGCCAATGAAAAACTTCGCAGTACACAAGTTAGTTATGATCTTATAAACGAACAATTCAACTTAGGAATGAAGAATACAGTAGAGTTGCTTACCGGAAAAAACAATCTGCTGGCTGCCAAACAAGAAGTACTTCAAGCTAAATATATGGCAATCCTTAACACGCAGTTATTGCATTTCTATCAAGGAGAAAAGATTAATTTATAA
- a CDS encoding DUF4492 domain-containing protein, protein MKQMILRVWYFYLDGFRSMTLGRTLWLIILIKLFIMFFVLKLFFFPNFLNNRPEGESKEEYVGNELINRAIP, encoded by the coding sequence ATGAAACAAATGATATTACGTGTATGGTATTTCTACCTCGATGGGTTTCGAAGCATGACACTGGGGCGAACCTTGTGGTTGATTATTTTGATTAAACTATTTATTATGTTTTTTGTTCTCAAATTATTCTTCTTTCCTAATTTTCTAAACAATCGCCCTGAGGGCGAAAGCAAAGAAGAGTATGTGGGTAATGAACTTATTAATCGTGCAATTCCTTAA
- a CDS encoding cytochrome ubiquinol oxidase subunit I codes for MIDSIDTSLIDWSRAQFALTAMYHWIFVPLTLGLAVVMGVMETLYYKTGNEFWKHTAKFWMKLFGINFAVGVATGIILEFEFGTNWSNYSWFVGDIFGAPLAIEGILAFFMEATFIAVMFFGWNKVSKGFHLASTWLTGLGATISAWWILVANAWMQYPVGMEFNPDTVRNEMVDFMAVATSPVAVNKFFHTVLSSWVLGAVFVVGVSCWFLLKKRNQKFALASVKVGAAVGLVGIALTMWTGDGSAYQVGRTQPMKLAAMEGYYHGQNGAGLVVVGMLNPDKKTYDDGKEPFIFRIAVPNLLSLLAQRDFNAFVPGVNNIMEGGYMLKDGTVALSAPEKIERGKKAIAALASYRLAKKNKDQATADSAYAVLQSNVAYFGYGYIKDVHELVPNVAITFYAFRVMVLLGGYFLLFFVVILLLANKEKLVTLKWVQWIALLTIPLGYIASEAGWVVAECGRQPWAIQDMLPTSASVSRLGVGSVQTTFFIFLVLFTVMLIAEIGIMLREIKKGPQIND; via the coding sequence ATGATAGATAGTATTGATACTTCGTTAATTGATTGGTCGAGGGCGCAATTTGCTCTTACGGCTATGTATCACTGGATTTTTGTTCCCCTTACATTGGGACTGGCTGTAGTGATGGGAGTGATGGAAACTCTTTATTACAAAACAGGTAATGAGTTTTGGAAACACACAGCCAAATTCTGGATGAAGCTCTTTGGTATAAACTTTGCAGTGGGTGTTGCTACCGGAATTATCTTAGAGTTTGAGTTCGGGACCAATTGGAGTAATTACTCATGGTTTGTGGGCGATATCTTTGGTGCTCCTCTTGCTATAGAGGGTATTTTGGCTTTCTTTATGGAAGCAACGTTTATAGCAGTAATGTTTTTTGGATGGAACAAAGTGAGCAAAGGTTTTCACTTAGCTTCTACTTGGCTCACGGGTTTAGGAGCTACGATATCTGCTTGGTGGATTCTGGTGGCTAACGCTTGGATGCAGTATCCCGTTGGGATGGAATTCAATCCAGATACGGTACGTAATGAGATGGTCGACTTTATGGCTGTTGCCACTTCGCCCGTTGCAGTAAACAAATTCTTTCATACGGTACTTTCGAGCTGGGTGTTAGGTGCTGTATTTGTAGTGGGCGTTAGTTGTTGGTTCCTATTAAAAAAACGAAACCAAAAGTTTGCTTTAGCAAGCGTTAAAGTTGGCGCAGCAGTAGGACTGGTGGGGATTGCATTAACAATGTGGACCGGAGATGGTTCCGCTTATCAGGTAGGGCGCACGCAACCGATGAAACTGGCTGCTATGGAGGGTTATTACCATGGGCAAAATGGTGCCGGATTGGTTGTTGTAGGTATGCTGAATCCCGATAAGAAGACATATGATGACGGCAAAGAACCTTTCATTTTTCGTATTGCTGTTCCTAATTTACTTTCTTTGCTTGCTCAGCGTGACTTCAATGCATTTGTTCCCGGTGTGAATAATATTATGGAGGGAGGCTACATGTTGAAAGACGGTACGGTTGCACTTTCGGCTCCCGAAAAGATAGAACGTGGGAAAAAGGCGATTGCTGCATTGGCCTCTTATCGATTGGCGAAAAAGAATAAAGATCAGGCGACTGCCGATTCAGCTTATGCTGTTTTGCAAAGCAACGTAGCTTATTTTGGGTACGGATATATTAAAGATGTGCACGAATTGGTGCCGAATGTTGCTATTACATTTTATGCTTTCAGGGTGATGGTCTTGCTGGGAGGGTATTTTCTGCTCTTCTTTGTTGTCATTTTATTATTGGCTAATAAAGAGAAGTTGGTCACTCTAAAATGGGTACAATGGATAGCTCTGCTTACTATTCCACTTGGTTATATAGCCTCTGAAGCCGGATGGGTGGTTGCCGAGTGTGGCAGGCAGCCGTGGGCTATACAAGATATGCTTCCTACTTCTGCTTCTGTGTCGAGATTGGGAGTTGGTTCTGTGCAAACTACATTCTTTATTTTCCTTGTCTTATTCACCGTTATGTTGATTGCCGAAATAGGCATTATGCTTCGTGAAATAAAGAAAGGTCCTCAAATTAATGATTAA
- a CDS encoding cytochrome d ubiquinol oxidase subunit II — MDTYILLQHYWWFVISLLGALLVLLLFVQGGNSMLFSLPKDEEQRKMMVNSTGRKWEFTFTTLVTFGGAFFASFPLFYSTSFGGAYWLWMIILFSFVLQAVSYEFQSKAGNLLGKKTYQTFLVINGVVGPVLLGGAVATFFTGSDFYVNKDNMTELMPVISSWGSAWHGLDALTNPWNVVLGLAVFFLVRILGALYFINNINDDDFVARCRRSLIINGGFFLVFFLAFVIRTLVADGFAVNPDTQEIYMQSYKYLINFIQMPVVLAVFLVGVVLVLFGLIMSILKKTFDKGIWFAGVGTVLTVLALFLCAGFNNTAYYPSTGDLQSSLTLANSCSSLFTLKTMAYVSILVPFVAAYIFYAWRSIDNKKIDAEEMNEGGHAY, encoded by the coding sequence ATGGATACATATATATTACTTCAACATTATTGGTGGTTTGTGATTTCTTTGTTGGGAGCTTTGTTGGTGCTTTTACTATTTGTACAGGGTGGTAACTCCATGTTGTTTTCTCTTCCGAAGGATGAAGAACAACGCAAAATGATGGTGAACTCCACCGGGCGTAAGTGGGAGTTTACATTTACCACACTAGTAACTTTTGGGGGAGCCTTTTTTGCTTCGTTTCCTCTGTTTTATAGTACGAGTTTCGGCGGAGCCTATTGGCTGTGGATGATTATTCTTTTTAGTTTTGTGCTTCAGGCTGTGAGCTATGAATTCCAGAGCAAGGCTGGCAATCTGCTGGGAAAGAAGACGTATCAGACGTTTCTGGTGATCAATGGAGTGGTAGGGCCTGTTTTGTTGGGTGGTGCAGTAGCTACGTTCTTTACCGGATCAGACTTCTATGTAAATAAGGACAACATGACGGAATTGATGCCTGTTATTAGTAGTTGGGGAAGTGCGTGGCATGGACTTGATGCGTTGACTAATCCGTGGAATGTCGTACTTGGTTTGGCTGTCTTTTTCTTGGTTCGAATTCTTGGTGCACTTTACTTTATCAATAACATAAATGATGACGATTTTGTGGCCCGTTGCCGTCGTTCTCTAATCATTAATGGAGGATTCTTCCTTGTGTTCTTCCTTGCGTTTGTCATTCGCACGTTAGTAGCAGACGGATTTGCTGTTAACCCCGATACGCAGGAAATTTACATGCAATCTTACAAGTATCTTATTAACTTTATCCAGATGCCTGTGGTACTTGCTGTATTTCTAGTAGGAGTAGTGCTTGTGTTGTTCGGTTTGATAATGAGCATTTTGAAAAAGACTTTCGATAAAGGAATCTGGTTTGCGGGTGTGGGCACTGTGCTTACCGTACTTGCTTTATTCCTTTGTGCGGGATTCAACAACACAGCTTATTATCCTTCGACAGGAGATTTGCAGAGTTCGCTTACTTTGGCTAACAGTTGCTCTAGCTTGTTTACACTCAAGACAATGGCTTATGTATCCATCCTAGTTCCTTTTGTAGCGGCTTACATCTTCTACGCATGGCGCAGTATCGATAATAAGAAGATTGATGCCGAGGAGATGAATGAAGGTGGACATGCTTACTAA
- a CDS encoding D-2-hydroxyacid dehydrogenase, giving the protein MKIIILDGYATNPGDLSWDELKALGECTIYERTAPEEVIERLAGAEVALTNKVFFTSKVMAALPELKYIGVLATGYNVVDIAAAKERGIVVSNIPAYSTPSVAQMVFAHILNITQQVKYHSDEVHKGKWSSNSDFCFWNTPLIELQGKKIGLVGLGHTGYSTARIAIGFGMQVFAFTSKSSLQLPPEIKKMELDQLFSECDVISLHCPLTEGTQELVDARRLSMMKPTAILINTGRGQLVNEQALADALNSGTIYAAGIDVLSAEPPLADNPLFTAKNCYITPHIAWASLEARKRLMDIMLYNVKAYIAGKPINNVAK; this is encoded by the coding sequence ATGAAAATTATAATATTAGACGGCTACGCAACAAACCCCGGAGACCTTTCATGGGATGAATTAAAAGCTTTGGGCGAGTGTACAATCTATGAACGTACTGCTCCCGAAGAGGTGATAGAGCGTTTGGCGGGTGCCGAAGTAGCCCTTACAAACAAGGTATTTTTCACTTCCAAAGTCATGGCTGCACTGCCCGAACTAAAATACATTGGCGTATTGGCCACGGGATATAACGTAGTAGATATTGCCGCTGCCAAAGAGCGCGGCATTGTAGTGAGCAATATTCCGGCATACAGCACTCCATCGGTAGCGCAAATGGTATTTGCCCATATCTTGAACATTACTCAACAAGTGAAGTACCATTCGGATGAAGTTCACAAAGGAAAATGGAGCAGCAATTCTGATTTCTGCTTCTGGAATACTCCCCTAATCGAACTTCAAGGCAAAAAGATCGGACTCGTAGGATTGGGGCACACAGGATATAGCACAGCGCGCATAGCCATCGGATTCGGCATGCAAGTGTTTGCCTTTACGTCGAAATCATCGCTCCAATTACCTCCTGAAATTAAGAAGATGGAGTTAGATCAACTCTTCAGCGAATGTGACGTCATCAGTTTACATTGCCCGCTCACCGAAGGGACGCAAGAACTTGTGGATGCTCGTCGACTGTCAATGATGAAGCCTACAGCAATCCTGATTAACACAGGTCGCGGACAATTGGTCAATGAACAAGCTTTAGCCGATGCGCTGAACAGCGGAACGATTTACGCTGCCGGTATAGATGTGCTTTCTGCCGAACCTCCTCTGGCAGATAACCCCTTGTTCACAGCCAAGAACTGTTACATCACCCCACATATCGCATGGGCAAGCCTTGAAGCTCGCAAACGATTAATGGATATCATGCTCTATAATGTAAAAGCCTACATCGCAGGAAAGCCGATAAACAATGTAGCTAAATGA
- a CDS encoding replication-associated recombination protein A — protein MQPLAERLRPKTLDEYIGQKHLVGPGAILRKMIDAGRISSFILWGPPGVGKTTLAQIIANKLETPFYSLSAVSSGVKDVRDVIDRAKSNRFFSQSSPILFIDEIHRFSKSQQDSLLGAVEHGTVTLIGATTENPSFEVIRPLLSRCQLYVLKSLEQEDLLELLQRAIVTDSVLKERKIELKETGAILRFSGGDARKLLNILELVVDSETENSVVITDDLVTERLQQNPLAYDKDGEMHYDIISAFIKSIRGSDPDGAIYWLARMVEGGEDPAFIARRLVISAAEDIGLANPNALLLANACFDTLMKIGWPEGRIPLAEATIYLATSPKSNSAYTAIDSALELVRETGNLPVPLHLRNAPTKLMKQLGYGQDYKYAHSYEGNFVTQQYLPDELKEHRIWQAQNNAAENKHLEQMKKLWNEKYSK, from the coding sequence ATGCAACCACTAGCGGAAAGGCTTAGGCCAAAGACTTTGGATGAATACATCGGGCAGAAGCATTTGGTTGGGCCCGGTGCTATCTTGCGCAAGATGATTGATGCAGGACGCATCTCTTCCTTCATCTTGTGGGGCCCGCCGGGAGTGGGGAAAACAACTTTGGCACAAATCATTGCCAATAAGTTGGAAACACCATTCTATAGCCTCAGCGCTGTAAGCTCGGGTGTGAAAGATGTACGCGACGTAATAGATCGAGCCAAAAGTAACCGTTTTTTCTCACAAAGCAGTCCCATACTATTTATTGATGAAATTCATCGCTTCAGTAAGTCGCAACAAGATTCCTTGCTTGGAGCTGTAGAACACGGTACTGTAACGCTGATTGGTGCCACCACCGAGAATCCCTCTTTCGAAGTTATCCGCCCGCTCCTCTCCCGCTGCCAACTCTACGTGCTGAAATCGCTGGAACAAGAAGACCTGTTGGAATTACTTCAACGCGCCATTGTGACGGATTCGGTATTGAAAGAACGAAAGATTGAATTGAAAGAGACTGGAGCCATTCTTCGTTTTTCGGGTGGAGATGCTCGAAAGTTACTCAATATACTGGAGCTGGTGGTCGATTCGGAAACAGAAAATAGCGTCGTAATTACTGATGATTTAGTCACCGAGCGGCTCCAACAGAATCCTTTGGCTTACGACAAGGATGGCGAGATGCACTACGATATTATCTCTGCTTTCATTAAATCAATTCGTGGAAGCGATCCCGATGGAGCCATTTATTGGCTGGCCCGCATGGTCGAGGGCGGAGAAGATCCTGCATTCATTGCCCGCCGCCTCGTCATCTCTGCTGCCGAAGATATCGGCCTAGCCAACCCTAATGCCTTGTTGCTAGCCAATGCCTGTTTTGACACACTGATGAAGATTGGCTGGCCCGAAGGACGCATTCCTTTAGCAGAAGCTACTATCTATCTGGCCACAAGTCCTAAAAGCAATTCAGCTTACACTGCCATTGATAGTGCGTTGGAGTTAGTTCGTGAAACAGGCAACCTGCCCGTGCCTCTGCATCTACGCAATGCGCCTACCAAGCTAATGAAACAATTGGGCTATGGACAAGATTATAAATATGCCCACAGCTATGAAGGTAACTTCGTTACTCAGCAATATCTGCCTGACGAACTAAAAGAACACCGCATCTGGCAAGCTCAGAACAATGCTGCCGAAAACAAACATCTGGAACAGATGAAGAAGTTGTGGAATGAGAAATACAGCAAGTAA